The Zingiber officinale cultivar Zhangliang chromosome 9A, Zo_v1.1, whole genome shotgun sequence genome window below encodes:
- the LOC122019863 gene encoding BAG family molecular chaperone regulator 7-like isoform X1 produces MAGFFPFDLVDLLSPPSFSYFESSISAFPAPFAPPPSALLVNGLHRHRLLDHAFDLLSPTSFFHPDLLPPSAIDFHSAADHAFAFDRSSFASFKRLSDQADAELCLRDLSDRVTALELGRRARAPDLDRKYTCTAELGLGRKYKWTATDKAGGERAVKYTAEIKGAEESEGFDRKFVWAAEAKGAGKRNLKWSAEFKGKGRHSPLSRTYTWQTLTNPHEEEEKSKKEKNDKKGKKENAGTVHVVEIEEKNPGPIAIRKAFTNRCAKGKQKELTRQDAALLIQMTFRAHLARRSQVLHCLRELAVAKSRLKDIRALFYNFSYRRRIASDAEELQRFTEKIIVLLLTVEGIEGPDYMVRAAKKSMVDELEAMMEAVDPQPATKLASMKRRKFDLPDGGQISKEMMEGVAEVVQMLDEE; encoded by the exons ATGGCTGGATTCTTCCCCTTCGATCTCGTCGATCTCCTCTCCCCGCCTTCCTTCTCCTACTTCGAGTCTTCGATCTCGGCCTTCCCTGCCCCCTTCGCGCCTCCTCCCTCCGCGCTGCTCGTCAACGGCCTCCACCGCCACCGCCTCCTCGACCACGCCTTCGACCTCCTCAGCCCCACGTCCTTCTTCCACCCCGATCTCCTCCCTCCCTCCGCGATCGACTTCCATTCAGCCGCTGACCACGCCTTCGCCTTCGATCGTTCCTCGTTCGCTTCCTTCAAGCGCCTCAGCGACCAGGCGGACGCGGAGCTCTGCCTCCGGGACCTCAGCGACCGGGTCACCGCCTTGGAGCTCGGACGCCGGGCCCGGGCCCCGGATCTGGACCGCAAGTACACTTGTACGGCCGAGCTCGGCCTCGGCCGCAAGTACAAGTGGACCGCGACTGACAAGGCGGGCGGAGAGAGGGCGGTGAAGTATACGGCGGAGATCAAGGGGGCGGAGGAGAGTGAGGGGTTTGATCGGAAGTTTGTGTGGGCGGCTGAGGCCAAAGGGGCTGGGAAGAGGAATCTCAAGTGGTCCGCGGAGTTCAAGGGGAAGGGCAGGCACTCCCCGCTTAGCCGTACCTACACATGGCAGACGCTGACTAACCCTcacgaagaggaggagaagagcaaaaaggaaaagaatgataaaaaaggaaagaaagaaaacgcAGGCACCGTCCATGTGGTGGAGATCGAGGAGAAGAACCCCGGACCCATTGCCATCAGAAAG GCTTTTACCAACAGATGTGCTAAAGGAAAACAGAAGGAACTAACACGGCAGGATGCTGCTTTGTTAATCCAAATGACTTTTAGGGCTCATTTGGCCCGCCGCTCTCAGGTTCTCCACTGTCTGCGTGAGCTTGCAGTGGCTAAATCTAGGCTGAAGGACATCCGAGCTTTGTTCTATAATTTCTCTTATCGTAGACGTATAGCAAGTGATGCTGAAGAGCTCCAAAGATTCACCGAGAAAATTATTGTTCTCCTGTTAACTGTCGAAGGCATTGAG GGGCCAGATTATATGGTGCGAGCAGCAAAGAAGTCAATGGTCGACGAACTCGAAGCAATGATGGAGGCAGTTGATCCACAACCGGCGACGAAGCTAGCATCCATGAAGCGCAGGAAGTTTGATCTCCCTGATGGTGGTCAAATCTCGAAGGAAATGATGGAAGGTGTTGCTGAGGTCGTCCAGATGCTGGATGAGGAATGA
- the LOC122019613 gene encoding glutathione S-transferase T3-like: MDKNSGHYFRDLFNSPNIDENSSKESSRARPNFFNPQFPFPTQHPPNFQPFPYPPPYYHNFQSYPNSLSGDPRAPFYTYPPEYWQSNQYFMQGPSHGINQLQSPEINSNESRRASVDAIDSDKGTPYVVPDSQFPPFSSEIGSDDIILNQAPEMGNESDEDHNKRTVWTVADDKLLAAAYTIMSEDSVVGNAQKSESFWKRVVTYFNTNRAKGAKKRTAEKAKSHWASLKKIVNRYNGIYNKWYNDRPSGWSDEDLMVRAHEEYKSTFKTTFQYEHVWRIVKDSPMYAPQSSDRRATKKARTSESSGAYTDSSNPNTSADIDDREIRFHPMGQKAAKRKGKERVGLLDELNQAMQQSMAQLEEYNNNKKVDQLIQAHQLLVMDTRGMTDEQLQNHLAICEQLKKKLNM; the protein is encoded by the coding sequence ATGGATAAAAATTCTGGTCATTATTTTAGGGATTTGTTCAACTCTCCAAATATCGACGAAAATTCAAGTAAAGAAAGTTCTCGAGCCCGTCCTAATTTCTTCAATCCTCAATTCCCATTTCCCACTCAACATCCACCAAATTTCCAACCGTTTCCATACCCACCACCATATTACCATAATTTCCAAAGTTATCCAAATTCTTTGAGTGGCGACCCTCGAGCTCCGTTTTATACATATCCTCCAGAATATTGGCAGAGTAATCAGTATTTCATGCAAGGCCCATCTCATGGAATTAATCAGCTTCAATCACCAGAGATTAATTcaaatgaatcgagaagagctagTGTTGATGCAATTGACAGTGATAAAGGTACACCTTATGTAGTCCCTGATTCACAATTTCCTCCATTTTCATCAGAAATAGGGTCCGACGATATTATTCTCAATCAAGCACCAGAGATGGGCAACGAATCAGATGAAGACCATAACAAGCGAACAGTATGGACAGTGGCAGATGATAAGCTCCTTGCAGCGGCCTACACTATTATGAGTGAAGATTCAGTAGTTGGTAATGCCCAGAAGAGTGAGTCATTTTGGAAACGAGTTGTGACATACTTCAATACCAATCGAGCTAAAGGAGCTAAAAAGAGAACTGCGGAGAAAGCAAAATCACATTGGGCTTCATTGAAAAAGATCGTAAATAGATACAATGGAATCTACAATAAATGGTATAATGATCGACCAAGCGGATGGAGTGATGAGGATTTGATGGTGCGAGCTCATGAAGAATACAAGAGTACTTTTAAAACTACTTTCCAATATGAGCATGTGTGGAGAATCGTGAAAGATAGTCCTATGTATGCTCCTCAATCCTCAGATCGACGGGCAACAAAAAAAGCAAGAACATCAGAATCATCAGGTGCATATACTGACTCTTCTAATCCTAATACAAGTGCTGATATAGATGATAGAGAAATCCGATTTCATCCAATGGGACAGAAGGCAGCAAAGAGGAAAGGCAAAGAAAGAGTAGGCCTACTTGATGAATTGAATCAGGCTATGCAACAATCAATGGCGCAGTTGGAAGAGTATAATAACAATAAGAAAGTTGATCAACTCATCCAAGCACATCAACTCCTCGTAATGGACACACGAGGCATGACTGATGAACAACTTCAAAATCATCTAGCGATATGTGAACAACTGAAGAAAAAATTGAACATGTAG
- the LOC122019863 gene encoding BAG family molecular chaperone regulator 7-like isoform X2, with the protein MAGFFPFDLVDLLSPPSFSYFESSISAFPAPFAPPPSALLVNGLHRHRLLDHAFDLLSPTSFFHPDLLPPSAIDFHSAADHAFAFDRSSFASFKRLSDQADAELCLRDLSDRVTALELGRRARAPDLDRKYKWTATDKAGGERAVKYTAEIKGAEESEGFDRKFVWAAEAKGAGKRNLKWSAEFKGKGRHSPLSRTYTWQTLTNPHEEEEKSKKEKNDKKGKKENAGTVHVVEIEEKNPGPIAIRKAFTNRCAKGKQKELTRQDAALLIQMTFRAHLARRSQVLHCLRELAVAKSRLKDIRALFYNFSYRRRIASDAEELQRFTEKIIVLLLTVEGIEGPDYMVRAAKKSMVDELEAMMEAVDPQPATKLASMKRRKFDLPDGGQISKEMMEGVAEVVQMLDEE; encoded by the exons ATGGCTGGATTCTTCCCCTTCGATCTCGTCGATCTCCTCTCCCCGCCTTCCTTCTCCTACTTCGAGTCTTCGATCTCGGCCTTCCCTGCCCCCTTCGCGCCTCCTCCCTCCGCGCTGCTCGTCAACGGCCTCCACCGCCACCGCCTCCTCGACCACGCCTTCGACCTCCTCAGCCCCACGTCCTTCTTCCACCCCGATCTCCTCCCTCCCTCCGCGATCGACTTCCATTCAGCCGCTGACCACGCCTTCGCCTTCGATCGTTCCTCGTTCGCTTCCTTCAAGCGCCTCAGCGACCAGGCGGACGCGGAGCTCTGCCTCCGGGACCTCAGCGACCGGGTCACCGCCTTGGAGCTCGGACGCCGGGCCCGGGCCCCGGATCTGGACCGCAA GTACAAGTGGACCGCGACTGACAAGGCGGGCGGAGAGAGGGCGGTGAAGTATACGGCGGAGATCAAGGGGGCGGAGGAGAGTGAGGGGTTTGATCGGAAGTTTGTGTGGGCGGCTGAGGCCAAAGGGGCTGGGAAGAGGAATCTCAAGTGGTCCGCGGAGTTCAAGGGGAAGGGCAGGCACTCCCCGCTTAGCCGTACCTACACATGGCAGACGCTGACTAACCCTcacgaagaggaggagaagagcaaaaaggaaaagaatgataaaaaaggaaagaaagaaaacgcAGGCACCGTCCATGTGGTGGAGATCGAGGAGAAGAACCCCGGACCCATTGCCATCAGAAAG GCTTTTACCAACAGATGTGCTAAAGGAAAACAGAAGGAACTAACACGGCAGGATGCTGCTTTGTTAATCCAAATGACTTTTAGGGCTCATTTGGCCCGCCGCTCTCAGGTTCTCCACTGTCTGCGTGAGCTTGCAGTGGCTAAATCTAGGCTGAAGGACATCCGAGCTTTGTTCTATAATTTCTCTTATCGTAGACGTATAGCAAGTGATGCTGAAGAGCTCCAAAGATTCACCGAGAAAATTATTGTTCTCCTGTTAACTGTCGAAGGCATTGAG GGGCCAGATTATATGGTGCGAGCAGCAAAGAAGTCAATGGTCGACGAACTCGAAGCAATGATGGAGGCAGTTGATCCACAACCGGCGACGAAGCTAGCATCCATGAAGCGCAGGAAGTTTGATCTCCCTGATGGTGGTCAAATCTCGAAGGAAATGATGGAAGGTGTTGCTGAGGTCGTCCAGATGCTGGATGAGGAATGA